The Marinilongibacter aquaticus genome has a window encoding:
- a CDS encoding CPBP family intramembrane glutamic endopeptidase — MSFDSILQQLRNDRPALSSLLILLGIVLIGMVIGNILGAIALVMTSGINELMGTNPTEMVIKSKNGWWGLIMAQGLAEFVTFILAGVFFWKVVEKKKLIVLNFNHTPQAFVFITMVATMLAAMPLMGYIQEINAQMKLPESLHAVEDFMRKTEDQLAEMTEMLTDFKSFGHMLVGFVVIAIFAGVGEELVFRGLLQRKLYLGLKNPHLAIWLTAIIFSAIHFQFYGFLPRMLLGALFGYLFYWSGNLWLPIAAHIFNNGFAVVMYYLYHEGHISKEVVDMNEVPLSAVLISIVLVFGLLWYLVQQTKRPQGKISE; from the coding sequence ATGTCATTTGATTCCATCTTGCAACAATTGCGAAATGATCGTCCAGCATTATCTTCTTTGCTCATCTTGCTTGGCATCGTGCTTATTGGCATGGTAATCGGCAATATCCTCGGAGCAATTGCTCTTGTGATGACCTCGGGCATCAACGAATTGATGGGGACCAACCCCACAGAAATGGTTATCAAAAGCAAAAATGGTTGGTGGGGCCTGATCATGGCTCAAGGCCTAGCCGAATTTGTCACCTTTATCTTGGCCGGAGTTTTCTTTTGGAAAGTAGTGGAGAAAAAAAAGTTGATCGTGCTAAATTTCAACCACACTCCCCAAGCTTTTGTATTTATCACTATGGTGGCCACAATGCTCGCCGCCATGCCCTTAATGGGGTATATTCAAGAAATCAATGCCCAGATGAAACTACCCGAAAGCCTTCACGCGGTTGAAGATTTCATGCGTAAAACAGAAGATCAGTTGGCTGAAATGACCGAAATGCTAACGGATTTTAAAAGTTTTGGGCATATGCTGGTGGGTTTTGTAGTGATTGCCATTTTCGCGGGAGTAGGCGAAGAGCTAGTATTCCGTGGCCTTTTACAACGTAAACTGTATCTTGGTTTAAAAAATCCGCATTTGGCCATTTGGCTAACGGCCATTATTTTCTCGGCCATTCATTTTCAATTCTACGGTTTCTTGCCAAGAATGCTGCTTGGAGCTCTATTTGGTTATCTTTTCTACTGGTCTGGCAATCTGTGGCTTCCGATCGCGGCACACATTTTCAACAACGGATTTGCCGTGGTGATGTATTATTTGTACCATGAAGGACATATCAGCAAGGAAGTAGTCGACATGAATGAAGTACCACTCTCTGCCGTTCTGATTTCTATTGTGCTGGTTTTCGGTTTGCTTTGGTACCTTGTGCAACAAACCAAAAGGCCTCAAGGTAAAATCAGCGAATAA
- the dusB gene encoding tRNA dihydrouridine synthase DusB: MVKIGNIDLGEFPLLLAPMEDVSDPPFRQVCKENGADMMYTEFISSEGLIRNAYKSTQKLDIFPYERPIGIQLFGSDVDTMAECTKIAAAVNPDLIDINYGCPVKKVACKGAGAALLQDIPMMTKMTEAVVKATDLPVTVKTRLGWNEETKNIEEVAERLQDVGIKALTIHGRTRAQMYKGEADWTLIAKIKNNPRIKIPIFGNGDIDSPQKALEYRNRYGIDGIMIGRASIGYPWIFNEIKHFFATGELLPPPTMAQRVSAAKRHLQFSIEWKNERQGVLEMRRHYANYFRGLPHFKEYRMRLVQSLEPDELFATLDEVLEKYDGFFLESKATKVEYAGVD, translated from the coding sequence TTGGTCAAAATCGGAAACATAGATTTGGGAGAATTCCCCCTTTTATTGGCTCCAATGGAAGATGTGAGCGATCCGCCTTTCCGACAGGTGTGTAAAGAAAACGGTGCAGACATGATGTACACCGAATTCATTTCCTCTGAAGGTCTGATCCGGAACGCGTATAAAAGTACGCAGAAGCTCGATATTTTTCCCTATGAAAGACCAATAGGTATTCAGCTTTTTGGGTCGGATGTGGATACAATGGCCGAATGCACGAAAATCGCGGCTGCTGTGAATCCAGATTTGATCGATATCAATTACGGTTGTCCGGTAAAAAAAGTGGCCTGCAAAGGTGCAGGAGCGGCTTTGTTGCAGGATATACCGATGATGACCAAAATGACGGAAGCCGTGGTGAAAGCCACAGATTTGCCCGTGACAGTCAAAACCCGTTTGGGTTGGAACGAAGAGACTAAAAATATTGAAGAAGTGGCCGAGAGGCTGCAGGATGTAGGTATCAAAGCTCTGACGATTCACGGCCGTACACGAGCCCAAATGTATAAAGGCGAAGCGGATTGGACCTTAATTGCCAAAATCAAAAACAATCCCCGCATCAAAATACCAATCTTTGGCAATGGCGATATCGATTCTCCTCAAAAAGCCCTGGAATACCGGAACCGCTATGGAATAGACGGGATAATGATCGGGAGGGCAAGTATCGGTTATCCCTGGATATTCAACGAGATCAAGCACTTTTTTGCCACGGGCGAGCTTTTGCCTCCCCCCACCATGGCCCAGCGGGTGTCGGCGGCCAAGAGGCATTTGCAATTTTCCATTGAGTGGAAAAACGAAAGACAAGGGGTTTTGGAAATGCGAAGACACTACGCAAACTATTTCAGGGGTTTGCCGCATTTCAAAGAATACCGTATGCGATTGGTGCAAAGCCTTGAGCCCGATGAACTTTTCGCTACGCTCGATGAAGTACTTGAGAAGTACGACGGTTTTTTCTTGGAAAGCAAAGCGACAAAAGTGGAGTATGCAGGCGTGGACTGA
- a CDS encoding DUF6134 family protein: MRTTLSFLFFFALYPLSAQQVETRIYAVKVVGLRVGKITATKTIWPDSVSYSLFSKVDANFLVYKLKVDYRVKSTLDKEGLLHSEVKVVSNKGNYITRTQKIKDGRYKVESVQHEGTKNREFEAKIKHTFTSIFFNEPEGLEPVLAEYYADFIELSPLEAHAYKGVLDKNIDEYYYEKGRMVKSVKKNPITDLVIEYMDKKGN; encoded by the coding sequence ATGCGTACAACCCTTTCTTTTCTCTTCTTTTTTGCCCTATACCCCCTTTCGGCCCAACAGGTGGAAACCCGCATTTATGCCGTAAAAGTAGTGGGTTTGCGTGTCGGCAAAATTACAGCAACGAAAACAATTTGGCCCGATAGCGTATCGTATAGCCTTTTTTCGAAGGTAGATGCCAATTTCTTGGTTTACAAACTCAAAGTAGATTATCGCGTGAAGAGCACACTCGATAAAGAAGGTTTACTGCATTCCGAAGTAAAAGTGGTGTCGAATAAGGGAAACTACATAACACGTACCCAAAAGATAAAAGATGGCCGATACAAGGTAGAATCGGTGCAGCACGAGGGCACAAAAAACAGGGAATTTGAGGCCAAGATCAAACACACTTTTACCAGCATATTTTTCAATGAACCCGAAGGTTTAGAGCCTGTTTTGGCCGAATATTATGCCGATTTTATTGAATTAAGCCCGCTAGAAGCCCATGCCTATAAAGGTGTACTCGATAAGAATATTGACGAGTATTACTACGAAAAAGGCCGTATGGTGAAATCCGTCAAGAAAAATCCGATTACTGATTTGGTGATCGAATATATGGATAAAAAGGGCAATTAG
- a CDS encoding AIR synthase related protein, with protein MSERYLKRGVSASKEDVHKAIENLDKGLFPKAFCKISPDLLGGDPEYCNIMHADGAGTKTSLAYLYWKETGDLSVWKGIAQDSIIMNTDDLLCVGATGPILMSSSIDRNKLKVPGDVIAAIINGSEEVLEMLRQNGIEIISTGGETADVGDLVRTITVNTTVIGRMKRAEVISNDRIQAGDVIVGLSSSGIASYETEYNGGMGSNGLTSARHDVLHNDYAKKFPESYDPEIHSSLVYSGKKFLRDKIKVETGEQIQVGKLILSPTRTYAPIVKKILEEMRADVHGMVHCSGGAQTKVLHFVDNVHVIKDNLFPVPPLFQLIHEQSGTDWKEMYKVFNMGHRFEVYLSPEKAERIIEISKSFDVEAQIVGRVEASESKKLTIRSEFGEFEY; from the coding sequence ATGTCTGAAAGGTATTTGAAGAGGGGCGTATCGGCCTCCAAAGAAGATGTCCACAAGGCCATTGAAAATTTGGATAAGGGTTTGTTTCCCAAAGCTTTTTGTAAGATTTCGCCAGATTTGCTCGGCGGAGATCCCGAATATTGCAACATCATGCATGCCGATGGTGCAGGCACAAAGACCTCCTTGGCTTATCTATACTGGAAAGAAACCGGCGATTTGAGCGTGTGGAAAGGTATTGCCCAAGACAGCATCATCATGAATACCGATGATTTGCTCTGTGTAGGAGCTACAGGGCCTATTCTCATGTCTTCGTCTATCGACCGAAACAAACTCAAAGTGCCGGGCGACGTGATTGCCGCAATCATTAACGGAAGTGAAGAGGTTTTGGAAATGCTTCGTCAAAACGGTATTGAAATCATCAGCACGGGTGGAGAAACCGCCGATGTGGGCGATTTGGTGCGTACGATCACTGTGAATACTACCGTGATTGGCCGCATGAAAAGAGCGGAAGTGATCTCGAATGACCGCATTCAGGCGGGCGATGTGATTGTCGGACTTTCTTCTTCGGGAATCGCTTCTTACGAAACCGAGTACAATGGCGGAATGGGCAGCAATGGGCTTACTTCGGCTCGTCACGATGTGCTGCACAACGATTATGCAAAGAAATTTCCTGAAAGCTACGATCCTGAAATCCACAGTTCATTGGTGTATTCAGGAAAGAAATTTTTGCGAGACAAAATAAAGGTGGAAACAGGGGAGCAGATCCAAGTCGGAAAACTGATTCTTTCTCCTACGCGAACCTATGCCCCCATTGTAAAAAAGATTTTGGAAGAAATGCGTGCAGATGTGCACGGTATGGTGCATTGCAGCGGCGGAGCCCAAACCAAAGTCTTGCATTTTGTGGATAATGTGCACGTCATCAAAGACAATTTATTTCCTGTGCCGCCTCTCTTTCAATTGATTCACGAACAAAGCGGTACAGATTGGAAAGAAATGTACAAGGTCTTCAATATGGGACACCGTTTCGAGGTGTATTTGTCGCCAGAAAAGGCTGAACGCATTATAGAAATTTCCAAAAGCTTCGATGTCGAGGCCCAAATTGTGGGTAGAGTTGAGGCTTCGGAAAGTAAAAAATTGACGATACGTTCCGAGTTCGGTGAATTCGAATACTAA